The Lysobacter gummosus sequence AGGAGCGTGCGTGACGGGGCGGCATGAGCGGCTCGGCGGGATGAGGAGGCGCCGATGGTAGGGCGAATGCGGCGGTGGTGTGAGTGTGGAATGTCAGGGGAACCGCCGCTGCGAACGCTACCCGCGAAGCGCCGCTCCTCATCCAAGCCGCGCGCCTCCAAATTCCCCGCGAATCAGTTCCTCCCTTTGAAAAAGGGGGGCTAGGGGGGATTTGCTTTCCGCCTGTCATCGCGAACAAGCAAAAGCAAATCCCCCGCGCGACCGCTCAACCAGACATCGCGGCCGGCGTCAGGCGCCGCCCCCTTTTTCAAAGGGGGCAATGGTTCGCGTCGGTATTCGTATCGCCCCAGTCCCAGCGAACCAGTTCCCCCCCCCTTTGAAAAAGGGCGGCTAGGGGGGGATTTGCTTTTTCCGCCCGGTCACCGCGAACAAGCAAAAGCAAATCCCCCGCGCGACCGCTCAACCAGACATCGCGGCCGACGTCAGGCGCCGCCCCCTTTTTCAAAGGGGGCAATGGTTCGCGTCGGTATTCGTATCGCCCCAGTCCCAGCGAACCAGTTCCCCCCCTTTGAAAAAGGGGGGCTAGGGGGGATTTGCTTTTTCCGCCCGGTCACCGCGAACAAGCAAAAGCAAATCCCCCGCGCGACCGCTCAACCAGACATCGCGGCCGATGTCAGGCGCCGCCCCTTTTTCAAAGGGGGCAATGATTCGCGCTCAGTGCTTGGTATCGAGCAACGTCAACAACCCCTTCGCCGCCGCCAGTCGCGCCACCGAATCGGGCAAATCCAGCTTGATCTTCAGCTTGTCCGGCCCATCCATCTGATACAGCTTCGGTTGGCCCTGGATCATCTTGATGATCGACATCGGGTCCACGTTCGGCCGTTCGACGAATTGCAGACGCCCGCCCTTTTCGCCCAGATCCAGCTTGCGAATGCCCAGCTCGGTCGCGGCGAGCTTCAGCTCCGCCACCGCGAACAGATGCTTCGCCGCATCCGGCAACAGGCCGAAGCGGTCGATCATCTCGACCTGGAATTCGCGCAGCTCATCGACGCTGCGCGCGCCGCTGATGCGCTTGTACAAGGTCAAGCGCGTATGTACGTCGGGCAGGTAATCGTCGGGAATCAATGCAGGAATATGCAGTTCCACTTCGGCGCCGCGCGACTCGGTGGAATCCACGTCGGGCAGTTTGCCTTGGCGGATCGAACGCACCGCGCGTTCCAGCAATTCGGTGTAGAGACTGAAGCCGACCTCGGCCATCTGCCCGCTCTGATCCTCGCCCAGCAATTCGCCGGCGCCGCGGATTTCCAGATCGTGCGTGGCCAGGGTGAAACCGGCGCCCAGTTCGTCCATCGACGCGATCGCTTCCAGACGCTTTTGCGCGTCGGCGGTGATCGAGCGCTTGTCCGGCACCACCAGGTACGCATAAGCGCGATGGTGCGAACGCCCGACCCGGCCGCGCAGCTGATGCAGCTGCGCCAGGCCGAACTTGTCCGCGCGATTCATGATGATGGTGTTGGCGTTCGGGATGTCGATACCCGATTCGATGATGGTCGTGCACAGCAGCACGTTGAAGCGCTGCTTGTGGAAGTCGAGCATCACGCTTTCCAACTCGCGCTCGGCCATCTGGCCGTGAGCGACGCCGATGCGCGCTTCGGGCACCAACTCCTCCAGCTGGCGCTTCATGCGGCCGATGCTCTCGACATCGTTGTGCAGGAAGTACACCTGACCGCCGCGCGACAACTCGCGCTGGAACGCTTCGCGCAGTTGCATGTCGTCCCAGGGCACGACGAAGGTCTGCACCGCCAGGCGATGCGCCGGCGGGGTGGCGATGATGCTCAGATCGCGCAGGCCGGCCATGGCCATGTTGAGCGTGCGCGGGATCGGCGTGGCGGTCAGGGTCAGCAGGTGGACGTTGGCGCGCAGCGCCTTCAGCGCTTCCTTCTGGCGCACGCCGAAGCGCTGTTCTTCATCGACGATGACCAGACCCAGGTCCTTGAAGCGCACATCGCCCTGCAGCAGGCGATGGGTGCCGACCACGACGTCGATCTTGCCCTCGGTCAGCTTCTCCAGCTCGGCCTTGATTTCCTTCGTGCTCTTGAAGCGCGACAGCACTTCGACCTTGAGCGGCCAATCGGCGAAGCGGTCGCGGAAATTGCGGTAGTGCTGCTCGGCCAGCAAGGTGGTCGGCACCAGCACGGCGACCTGCTTGCCGGCGGTGGCGGCGACGAAGGCCGCGCGCACCGCGACTTCGGTCTTGCCGAAGCCGACGTCGCCGCAGACCACGCGGTCCATCGGCTGGCTGCTGCCCAGGTCGCGGATCACCGCTTCGATCGAGGCATGCTGATCGGGCGTTTCCTCGAACGGGAAACCGGCCGCGAACGGCTCGTACATCGAGCGATCCACGTCCAGCGCCAAACCGGCCCGGGCCTGGCGCTTGGCCTGGATCTCCAGCAGTTCGGCGGCCACGTCGCGGACTTTTTCCGCGGCCTTGCGCTTGGCCTTCGTCCATTGTTCGCCGCCCAGCGAATGCAGCGGCGCGGTTTCGACCGAGGCGCCGGAATAGCGGCTGATCAGATGCAACTGCGCGACCGGCACGTACAGCCGGTCGCCCTTGGCGTATTCGATTTCCAGGTATTCGCCGGGCTGGCCGCCGGCTTCGAGCACGATCAGGCCGCGATAACGGCCGACGCCGTGATCCTCGTGCACGATCGGCGCGCCTTCGGACAACTCGCCCAGGTCGCGGATGATCGCTTCGGGCTCGCGGCCCACGCGCTTGCGCCGGCGCGGTTGCGAGGCGCGTTCGGGAAACAGCTGGCGCTCGGTCAGCACCGCGAGCGCGGGCTCGGTCAGGGCGAAACCGTCGTCCAGCGGCGCGACCGCGATCGCGAAGCGGCTGTCGCCGTCGCGGAAGGCGGTCCAGTCGGCGACCACGTTCGGCGTAAGCGCCGCGGCCTGCAGCACTTCCAGCAACGCTTCGCGGCGGCCGGCGGTGTCCGCGGCGATCAGCACGCGGCCGGGATAGGTGCCCAGGAACGACTTCAGCGCCTGGGCCGGCGCGGCGTCGCGCGCGGCCACCGGCAAGGTCGGCGCGGGTTGATCGCCCAGTGCGACCGCTTTGCCGCGTTGCGCGTGCTGCTCGCCGCACAACTCGATGCGCGGCGCGTCGTTGAGTTTTTCGCGCAAGCCGACCGGCGTCAGGTACAACGCATCGGGCGGCAGCAGCGGCCGTTCCAGATCGTGACGGCGTTGCTCGTAGCGCTCGCCGGTGTGGGTCCAGAACTGATCGGCCGCTTCCAT is a genomic window containing:
- the mfd gene encoding transcription-repair coupling factor, whose product is MSLLPKTGQQRAWWRAPASPSALAWAIARAAGEYDGPLLAVARDNQGAHQLESDLRTLLGPAGALDGALPVLPFPDWETLPYDLFSPHPDIVSQRLTALHRLPSLKRGIVVVPVQTLLQRVAPLRHVVGGSFDVHVGQLLDLDSEKRRLESAGYRHVPQVLDPGDFAVRGGLLDVYPMGADSPFRVELLDDEIETIRAFDPESQRSLDKIQGVHLLPGREVPLDDASLKRALDALRERFDLDTRRSALYQDLKAGLAPSGIEYYLPLFFEHTATLFDYLGDKVLPVIADGAMEAADQFWTHTGERYEQRRHDLERPLLPPDALYLTPVGLREKLNDAPRIELCGEQHAQRGKAVALGDQPAPTLPVAARDAAPAQALKSFLGTYPGRVLIAADTAGRREALLEVLQAAALTPNVVADWTAFRDGDSRFAIAVAPLDDGFALTEPALAVLTERQLFPERASQPRRRKRVGREPEAIIRDLGELSEGAPIVHEDHGVGRYRGLIVLEAGGQPGEYLEIEYAKGDRLYVPVAQLHLISRYSGASVETAPLHSLGGEQWTKAKRKAAEKVRDVAAELLEIQAKRQARAGLALDVDRSMYEPFAAGFPFEETPDQHASIEAVIRDLGSSQPMDRVVCGDVGFGKTEVAVRAAFVAATAGKQVAVLVPTTLLAEQHYRNFRDRFADWPLKVEVLSRFKSTKEIKAELEKLTEGKIDVVVGTHRLLQGDVRFKDLGLVIVDEEQRFGVRQKEALKALRANVHLLTLTATPIPRTLNMAMAGLRDLSIIATPPAHRLAVQTFVVPWDDMQLREAFQRELSRGGQVYFLHNDVESIGRMKRQLEELVPEARIGVAHGQMAERELESVMLDFHKQRFNVLLCTTIIESGIDIPNANTIIMNRADKFGLAQLHQLRGRVGRSHHRAYAYLVVPDKRSITADAQKRLEAIASMDELGAGFTLATHDLEIRGAGELLGEDQSGQMAEVGFSLYTELLERAVRSIRQGKLPDVDSTESRGAEVELHIPALIPDDYLPDVHTRLTLYKRISGARSVDELREFQVEMIDRFGLLPDAAKHLFAVAELKLAATELGIRKLDLGEKGGRLQFVERPNVDPMSIIKMIQGQPKLYQMDGPDKLKIKLDLPDSVARLAAAKGLLTLLDTKH